A stretch of the Marmota flaviventris isolate mMarFla1 chromosome 12, mMarFla1.hap1, whole genome shotgun sequence genome encodes the following:
- the Pdc gene encoding phosducin, whose amino-acid sequence MEEGKSQSFEEDFEGQATHTGPKGVINDWRKFKLRSEESESIPPSKKEILRQMSSPQSRNDSKERFSRKMSIQEYELIHQDKEDENCLRKYRRQCMQDMHQKLSFGPRYGFVYELETGEQFLETIEKEQKITTIVVHIYEDGIKGCDALNNSFTYLAAEYPMVKFCKIKASNTGARDRFSSEVLPTLLVYKGGELISNFISIAEQFAEEFFAGDVESFLNEYGLLPEREIQALEQTNMEEEDME is encoded by the exons ATGGAAGAAGGCAAAAGCCAAAGTTTTGAGGAAGATTTTGAAGGACAGGCCACACATACAG gtCCCAAAGGAGTAATAAATGATTGGAGAAAGTTTAAATTAAGGAGTGAAGAGAGTGAATCCATCCCACCTAGCAAGAAGGAGATTCTCAGGCAAATGTCTTCTCCTCAGAGCAGAAATGACTCAAAAGAAAGATTCAGCAGAAAG ATGAGCATTCAAGAATATGAACTAATCCATCAAGACAAAGAGGATGAAAACTGCCTACGTAAATACAGAAGACAGTGCATGCAGGATATGCATCAGAAGCTGAGTTTTGGGCCTAGATACGGGTTTGTATATGAGCTGGAAACTGGGGAGCAATTCCTGGAAACAATTGAAAAGGAGCAAAAGATCACCACAATTGTTGTTCACATTTATGAAGATGGCATTAAGGGCTGTGATGCTCTAAACAATAGTTTTACATACCTTGCAGCAGAATACCCTATGgtcaaattttgtaaaataaaagcttCTAATACAGGTGCTAGGGACCGCTTTTCCTCAGAGGTACTCCCCACACTACTTGTTTACAAAGGTGGGGAACTCATAAGCAACTTTATTAGTATTGCTGAACAGTTTGCTGAAGAATTTTTTGCTGGAGATGTGGAGTCTTTCCTGAATGAATATGGGTTGCTACCTGAAAGAGAGATACAAGCCTTAGAGCAGACCAACATGGAGGAAGAAGATATGGAATAA